The Aliidongia dinghuensis genome contains the following window.
CATCCCGAAGGGGCTCGTGTGCGGCGTACCGGTCACCTGCGCCGGCGGCCGCTACGAGCGAATTGCCGGCCTCACGTTCGACGGCTTCGCGCAGTCCATGTTCGACCGGACAGTGGGCGAGCTCGCCGAGGAAATGGCGGCGGTCGCCGCCCTCTGAGCCGGGCGGGACAAGCGGCCGCACCGGGCCAATATTATGACGAAGACGGGCCTCGCCAAAGGACGAGGCCCGTCGCATTGACAATCGCCAAGCGTTGCATTCTAATAAAATGAATGATTTAGGGCTTCGGTGAAGCCGTGTATCGGCAATGTATGGTTACGGTGCCGACTGTCTCGACGATCAGCGCGAGAGTAGGGTAGGACACGCGTTCGGGCGCCCGGCCATGTCGCCGGGAGGTGCCGCCGGAAGTCCTTGTGGCATACTGAGTATTGACAGAGGCGTGAAGCGATTTGTCGGGCCGACCTGAGGCGGCCGGCTGTGGTTCATTTCCCTATCCTTCAACCATGAGGATAAGACGGGGATGGCTATCGCGCGCATACTTGTCCTGGTGGCGATCGGCTCGGTGCTGTTCCACCTCCTGAGCCCGTGGCGTGCCACGCCGATCGCGTCGAACTGGGCCTATATCGACGACACGATCGACATCACGTTCTGGATCACCGGAACGGTGTTCACCGCGGTCGTGCTGTTCACCGCCTATTGCGTGTTCCGGTTCCGCCATCAGCCGGGCCGGCGCGCGCATTACGAGCCCGAGAACAAGCGGCTGGAATGGCAGCTTGCCATCGGCACGGCGATTGGCGTCGCGGCACTCCTGACGCCGGGCCTGTTCGTGTGGGCCAAGTTCGTGACGGTGCCGCCGGATGCGACCGTGGTCGAGGTCGTGGGCCAGCAATGGCAATGGAGCTTCCGGCTGCCCGGCAAGTCCGGCCGGCTGGGAACGTCTGACGTCCGCTACATCAGCGCCGATAACCCGCTGGGCCTCAATCCCAAGGACCCGGATGCGCAGGGCAACGTCGTGGTCCAAGGCGACGACCTGCACCTGCCGGTCGGCAAGCCGGTGCGGGTGCTGCTGCGCTCGATCGACGTGGTGCACGATTTCTACGTGCCGGAATTCCGGGCGAAGATGGACCTGATGCCGGGGCTCGTCACCCGCTTCTGGTTCACGCCGACCCAGACCGGCACTTACGAGATCTTGTGCGCGGGCTTCTGCGGCGTCGGTCACCCGCAGATGCGCGGCAATGTCGTGATCGACAGCGAGAGCGATTACCAGAAATGGCTGCAGAAGCAGCAGACCTTCGCGCAATTGCGCGAACGGAAACAGAAGGAGCTGGCCGCGAACGGCACCGCCGTCGTCGCCAGCGGGGAGGAAGGCGCACGGTGACGGCCCCGTTCGGGCTTAGCCAGG
Protein-coding sequences here:
- a CDS encoding cytochrome c oxidase subunit II, encoding MAIARILVLVAIGSVLFHLLSPWRATPIASNWAYIDDTIDITFWITGTVFTAVVLFTAYCVFRFRHQPGRRAHYEPENKRLEWQLAIGTAIGVAALLTPGLFVWAKFVTVPPDATVVEVVGQQWQWSFRLPGKSGRLGTSDVRYISADNPLGLNPKDPDAQGNVVVQGDDLHLPVGKPVRVLLRSIDVVHDFYVPEFRAKMDLMPGLVTRFWFTPTQTGTYEILCAGFCGVGHPQMRGNVVIDSESDYQKWLQKQQTFAQLRERKQKELAANGTAVVASGEEGAR